A region from the Dendropsophus ebraccatus isolate aDenEbr1 chromosome 1, aDenEbr1.pat, whole genome shotgun sequence genome encodes:
- the FBXL22 gene encoding F-box and leucine-rich protein 22, whose protein sequence is MMPGVHMMSITDLNRECLLHLFSFLDKDSRKCLSQTCHKLQDIFQEPSLWTLLNFSSPSDLTKKNYILGPALKSLSICWYSSRVKICNIEDWVKTALQKSMCSPHLRTVSDFLREVCKRCPNLRQLTLAGCAHIGDENLIQILKHCPDLQSLKLENCSGVTDRTLAMVPILSKRLHTLHVNFCRNITQKGLSQVRQGCPGIILQADRSADMIADRMPDDIISLQRSRKNILI, encoded by the exons ATGATGCCTGGAGTTCACATGATGAGTATCACTGACTTAAATCGTGAGTGTCTTCTGCACTTATTCTCATTCCTGGATAAAGACAGCAGGAAATGCCTGTCACAGACCTGTCACAAGCTCCAGGACATTTTCCAGGAACCCTCTCTTTGGACCTTACTCAATTTTAGCTCTCCTTCAGATCTCACAAAAAAGAACTATATTTTGGGACCTGCTTTGAAATCATTGTCAATATGCTGGTATTCCAGCAGGGTGAAAATATGCAACATTGAGGACTGGGTGAAAACTGCTCTTCAAAAATCCATGTGCAGCCCTCATCTGAGGACAGTCAGTGACTTCCTCCGAGAGGTTTGTAAACG ATGTCCCAACCTGCGGCAACTGACACTTGCTGGTTGTGCCCATATTGGTGATGAAAACCTCATCCAAATCTTAAAACACTGTCCTGACCTTCAAAGTCTAAAGCTGGAAAACTGCTCTGGAGTGACAGACAGAACCTTGGCAATGGTTCCCATTCTTTCTAAAAGACTTCACACTCTCCATGTAAACTTTTGCAGAAATATAACACAGAAGGGCCTATCCCAGGTGCGGCAGGGGTGCCCAGGGATTATACTGCAGGCAGATAGGAGTGCGGATATGATCGCTGATAGAATGCCCGATGACATCATTTCTCTTCAACGATCAAGAAAAAATATACTAATTTAA